One genomic region from Natrinema caseinilyticum encodes:
- a CDS encoding winged helix-turn-helix transcriptional regulator, with amino-acid sequence MVDVLDNKRAATRFRILVQIAERQPAVSQGEIAEEVGVTSQAVSEYIRELVDDGLVEMEGRSRYRVTREGVDWLFRAADDVRRFADHVTGDVLGAMSEDAYIATEDIEEGDTVSLTVENGLLHATPESDGPATGIATTDAEAGTDVGVTSFEGVMELEPGSVTVLQVPSIRTGGSRAIADETVVDACEGADLVVATGVEAVVACRQAGTDPAVTFAVGEVAADAANHGLGVTAVATTDAVGRVTDALRDADVSYEVLEG; translated from the coding sequence ATGGTCGACGTCCTCGATAACAAGCGGGCCGCGACGCGATTTCGCATTCTCGTTCAGATCGCCGAGCGCCAGCCCGCGGTCAGTCAGGGTGAGATCGCCGAGGAGGTCGGTGTGACGAGCCAGGCCGTCAGCGAGTACATTCGAGAACTCGTCGACGACGGTCTCGTCGAGATGGAGGGTCGATCGCGCTATCGGGTGACTCGCGAGGGGGTAGACTGGCTCTTTCGCGCCGCCGACGACGTCCGTCGGTTCGCCGATCACGTGACGGGCGACGTGCTGGGCGCGATGAGCGAAGATGCCTACATCGCCACTGAAGACATCGAGGAAGGCGACACGGTCTCTCTGACGGTCGAAAACGGTCTCCTTCACGCGACTCCCGAAAGCGACGGGCCCGCGACCGGCATCGCGACCACCGACGCCGAGGCGGGTACCGACGTCGGCGTGACCAGCTTCGAAGGGGTCATGGAGCTCGAACCGGGGTCCGTTACCGTCTTGCAGGTTCCCTCGATCCGCACCGGCGGGAGCCGCGCCATCGCCGACGAGACCGTCGTCGACGCCTGCGAGGGGGCGGACCTCGTCGTCGCCACCGGCGTCGAGGCCGTCGTCGCCTGTCGGCAGGCGGGCACCGACCCGGCCGTCACGTTCGCCGTCGGCGAAGTCGCAGCGGACGCCGCCAATCACGGTCTCGGTGTAACGGCCGTCGCGACGACCGATGCCGTCGGTCGGGTCACCGACGCGCTGCGAGACGCCGACGTCTCCTACGAGGTACTCGAAGGGTGA
- a CDS encoding bacterio-opsin activator domain-containing protein — translation MSVILEFTIQSEEFSLGAILSGVSGMHLEIERIVPTGGEVLPFVWATGDTHEEFEEAVRNSPIVTEFLALDKIGDSGLYRIKWEEPQRDLVDGIAESEATVLEAEGEENWLFRLRFNDHDALSQFHNYCTEQDITIHIERTYTLSERVGQRRQFGLSQDQREALVLALRRGYFATPSESNLSELATELDISRQALSTRIRRGNETVLRTALLSSVTDFD, via the coding sequence ATGAGCGTCATTTTAGAATTCACGATCCAAAGTGAGGAGTTTTCACTCGGCGCGATCCTCTCGGGAGTATCCGGTATGCACCTCGAGATCGAACGCATCGTCCCGACGGGCGGGGAAGTGTTGCCGTTCGTGTGGGCGACCGGGGACACCCACGAGGAGTTCGAGGAAGCGGTACGAAACAGTCCGATCGTTACGGAATTTCTCGCTCTCGACAAGATCGGCGATAGCGGATTGTATCGGATCAAATGGGAGGAGCCACAGCGCGACCTCGTAGACGGCATCGCCGAGTCGGAAGCGACCGTCCTCGAAGCGGAGGGAGAGGAGAACTGGCTGTTCCGCCTTCGCTTCAACGACCACGACGCACTCTCGCAGTTCCACAACTACTGTACGGAACAGGATATCACGATCCACATCGAACGGACGTACACGCTCAGTGAGCGGGTCGGACAGCGGCGTCAGTTCGGCCTCTCTCAGGATCAACGCGAAGCGCTCGTGTTGGCCCTCCGAAGGGGCTATTTCGCCACGCCGAGCGAATCGAATCTGAGCGAACTCGCGACCGAACTCGACATCTCCCGCCAGGCGCTCTCGACCCGTATTCGGCGAGGCAACGAAACGGTCCTGCGAACGGCGCTGCTCTCGTCGGTGACGGACTTCGACTGA
- a CDS encoding proteasome assembly chaperone family protein has protein sequence MDELEVDAVAEVELDDPVLVEGLPGVGHVGTLAVEHLLEELEGESTLVRRIYSREFPPQVSVEDGVSELTCAELYAVSVPDGRDLLLLTGDHQAQTNEGHYVLTDAFLDIAEEFGATEVYALGGVPTGELIEEYAVVGAVSDESLLAELEDAGVEFREDEPAGGIVGVSGLLLGLGERRGFEAVCLMGETSGYLVDPKSARAVLEVLEVVLGFELDYESLDERADEMEDVIGKIQEMEQQQQMDVPTDDDLRYIG, from the coding sequence ATGGACGAACTCGAGGTCGACGCAGTCGCCGAGGTCGAACTGGACGATCCCGTCCTCGTCGAGGGGCTGCCGGGAGTCGGACACGTCGGCACGCTCGCCGTCGAACACCTGCTCGAGGAACTCGAGGGCGAGAGCACGCTCGTGCGCCGGATTTACTCTCGGGAGTTCCCGCCCCAGGTGAGCGTCGAGGACGGCGTCTCGGAGCTGACCTGTGCGGAGCTGTACGCCGTTTCCGTTCCCGACGGACGCGACCTGCTCTTGCTGACCGGTGACCACCAGGCCCAGACGAACGAGGGCCACTACGTACTCACCGATGCCTTCCTCGACATCGCCGAGGAGTTCGGCGCGACGGAAGTCTACGCACTCGGCGGCGTCCCGACCGGCGAGCTCATCGAGGAGTACGCCGTCGTCGGCGCCGTCAGCGACGAATCACTCCTCGCGGAGCTCGAGGATGCAGGGGTCGAATTCCGGGAGGACGAACCCGCCGGCGGCATCGTCGGCGTCTCCGGGCTATTACTCGGCCTGGGAGAACGGCGCGGCTTCGAAGCCGTCTGTCTGATGGGCGAAACCAGCGGCTACCTCGTCGATCCGAAAAGCGCCCGTGCGGTGCTCGAGGTGCTCGAGGTCGTCCTCGGGTTCGAACTCGACTACGAATCCCTGGACGAGCGAGCCGACGAGATGGAAGACGTCATCGGCAAAATCCAGGAGATGGAACAGCAACAGCAGATGGACGTCCCGACCGACGACGACCTGCGGTACATCGGCTAA
- a CDS encoding MFS transporter, producing MGLFGIVAIPATVRGLFGELGGEKRGRILGAVAFGWFLALGIRLAVPALVPYIRSDFGIGLTTAGMLLSVLWVCYALFQLPGGILGDRIGERKILTGGVVLVVIGLVVSILAPTVAVLFSGIGVIGIATGLFATTRFTILTDIFPDRGATAIGISSAAGNVGTVTLPIAMGFLAARLSWWAGFAAVTPVVGIAALSLWVIVPPQTSGDESAVDELSRAVATDLLRAINQRRIVVFITSMFLMSFIYQGFTSFYPTYLIDAKGLSEGAAATLYSVFFATGIVIQPIGGAIGDSFSDRTTIISVTALTAVALVLLTAANGFWTLLVISMLISTQLGFWPIAQAAVAEALPTEIQGTGFGFLRTTYLLLAAISPTVIGLLADRNLFDEAFFLLAGCAGVTVCFVSLLSIDRS from the coding sequence ATGGGTCTCTTCGGTATCGTTGCTATACCCGCAACTGTGCGAGGGCTCTTCGGTGAACTCGGCGGAGAAAAACGGGGCCGGATTCTCGGCGCCGTCGCATTCGGCTGGTTTCTCGCACTCGGTATTCGGCTCGCGGTGCCGGCATTGGTGCCGTACATTCGCAGCGATTTCGGAATCGGCCTCACGACCGCCGGTATGCTATTGAGCGTCCTCTGGGTTTGCTACGCCCTGTTTCAGCTCCCGGGGGGCATCCTCGGCGATCGTATCGGCGAACGGAAAATCCTCACCGGCGGTGTCGTGCTCGTGGTGATCGGCCTCGTGGTCTCCATTCTCGCTCCGACGGTCGCGGTTCTCTTCAGCGGGATCGGCGTGATCGGAATCGCGACCGGTCTCTTCGCGACGACCAGATTCACTATTCTCACGGATATTTTTCCGGACCGCGGGGCAACGGCCATCGGAATCAGTTCGGCGGCGGGAAACGTCGGGACGGTTACGCTGCCCATCGCGATGGGATTTCTGGCGGCCAGGCTCAGTTGGTGGGCTGGCTTCGCGGCGGTAACGCCGGTCGTCGGGATCGCGGCACTCTCGCTCTGGGTGATCGTTCCACCGCAAACGTCAGGGGACGAGAGCGCCGTCGACGAACTCTCGCGTGCGGTCGCCACGGACCTCCTGCGCGCGATCAACCAGCGCCGGATCGTCGTTTTCATCACGTCGATGTTCCTCATGTCGTTCATCTATCAGGGGTTTACGAGCTTCTACCCGACGTACCTCATAGACGCGAAGGGGCTCTCAGAGGGGGCTGCGGCCACGCTCTACAGCGTCTTCTTCGCGACGGGAATCGTGATCCAGCCGATCGGGGGTGCCATCGGCGATTCGTTCAGTGATCGAACGACCATCATTTCCGTTACCGCACTGACTGCCGTCGCACTCGTCCTCCTCACAGCAGCGAACGGCTTCTGGACGCTGCTCGTCATATCGATGCTGATCAGTACGCAACTTGGGTTTTGGCCGATCGCACAGGCCGCGGTTGCAGAGGCGCTCCCGACCGAAATTCAGGGGACGGGCTTCGGTTTCCTCCGGACGACGTACCTGCTGTTGGCCGCAATCTCACCGACCGTTATCGGCCTGCTGGCGGACCGAAATCTCTTCGACGAGGCGTTTTTCCTCCTGGCCGGTTGCGCGGGTGTGACAGTCTGTTTCGTCTCCCTCCTCTCGATCGACCGATCGTGA
- a CDS encoding translation initiation factor IF-2 subunit alpha → MKYSGWPDPGELVVGKIDEIEDFGVFVDLEEYEDKRGLIHISEVASGWIKNVRDHVREGQIVVCKVLDVDEESQQIDLSLKDVNDHQRSDKIQEWKNEQKADNWMELAFGDEIDDEAYTSIANELIAIHGSLYDGFKQAAIHGEEALEDTDLDDDEIDAIVETARENVSVPYVNVTGYVDLENPSATGVDGIREALQAAGGNGEIPDEVELDVSYVGAPEYRIEVQAPNYKTAESHLEDSAQRAIAAIEGHGGNGEYHRERRTDDE, encoded by the coding sequence ATGAAGTACAGCGGCTGGCCCGATCCCGGCGAACTCGTCGTCGGCAAGATCGACGAAATCGAGGATTTCGGCGTCTTCGTCGATCTCGAAGAGTACGAAGACAAGCGCGGACTGATCCACATCTCGGAGGTCGCAAGCGGCTGGATCAAGAACGTCCGCGATCACGTCCGCGAGGGTCAAATTGTCGTCTGCAAGGTTCTGGACGTCGACGAGGAGTCCCAGCAGATCGATCTTTCGCTGAAAGACGTCAACGACCACCAGCGGTCGGACAAAATCCAGGAGTGGAAAAACGAGCAAAAGGCCGACAACTGGATGGAACTCGCCTTCGGCGACGAGATCGACGACGAGGCCTACACGTCGATCGCGAACGAACTCATCGCCATCCACGGCAGCCTCTACGACGGCTTCAAGCAGGCGGCGATCCACGGCGAGGAAGCCCTCGAGGATACCGACCTCGACGACGACGAGATCGACGCGATCGTGGAGACGGCGCGCGAGAACGTCTCGGTGCCGTACGTCAACGTCACCGGCTACGTCGACCTCGAGAACCCCTCCGCGACCGGCGTCGACGGGATCCGCGAAGCCCTGCAAGCCGCGGGCGGCAACGGAGAGATCCCCGACGAAGTCGAACTCGACGTGAGCTACGTCGGTGCTCCCGAGTACCGGATCGAAGTGCAAGCGCCCAACTACAAGACCGCCGAATCGCACCTCGAAGACAGCGCACAGCGAGCGATCGCCGCGATCGAAGGCCACGGTGGCAACGGCGAGTACCACCGCGAGCGCCGGACCGACGACGAATAA
- a CDS encoding DUF7344 domain-containing protein codes for MDQSDAFRVLASADRQYLFYELVERGGASTVETLARQIAVRRHRTTSENVTDAEIDRTRVRLVHIHLPQLFDRDIVDVDWSDGTIRFTEDAEIDLLLDAAAELKQWPPEPRADRSLASHP; via the coding sequence ATGGACCAATCGGACGCTTTCAGAGTACTCGCCAGCGCTGACCGGCAATACCTCTTCTACGAACTCGTCGAACGCGGCGGAGCGAGCACGGTGGAGACGCTCGCACGACAGATCGCCGTCCGGCGACATCGGACTACCTCTGAAAACGTCACGGACGCCGAAATCGACCGCACCCGCGTCCGACTGGTTCACATCCACCTTCCCCAGTTATTCGACCGAGACATCGTCGACGTGGACTGGTCCGACGGGACGATCAGGTTCACCGAGGACGCCGAAATCGACCTGTTGCTCGATGCCGCCGCGGAGCTGAAGCAGTGGCCTCCGGAGCCGCGGGCGGATCGGTCACTCGCGTCCCACCCGTGA
- a CDS encoding HalOD1 output domain-containing protein, whose amino-acid sequence MNPDFAGGSEPPERAEYRYDCDTPPSIAIVRAIAVLENIDPIESASDLGITLCEHVDPSALDRLVTDADGASRVTVRLTIQNDRQYAVQIRDSGLVVVEKDR is encoded by the coding sequence ATGAATCCCGACTTCGCAGGCGGTTCTGAGCCGCCGGAACGAGCCGAGTACCGGTACGACTGCGACACGCCTCCCAGTATCGCTATCGTCCGAGCGATCGCTGTCCTGGAGAATATCGATCCGATAGAGTCGGCGTCCGACCTCGGGATCACCCTCTGCGAACACGTCGATCCATCGGCACTTGATCGACTCGTCACCGACGCTGACGGTGCCAGCAGAGTCACCGTCCGTTTGACGATCCAAAACGATCGTCAGTACGCTGTACAGATACGAGACAGCGGCCTGGTGGTCGTCGAAAAGGACAGGTGA
- the artA gene encoding archaeosortase A, with translation MSALPATPVVSGAVVESVTTGSATLAAVSVGSIPLADSLAWIAIGAFVAAMLLEWHGAVAPARYLAAGAWVVFGLFWVTMIPHYYLEVKSPIQTLLTLAALPLCAYTGYLLVRGRESLLLLSKAIAFMGLIYLPVETIPFVRTWLIETTAAQTHFGMELLGHSPGIEEGANGYQSRFAFDPSETVTGRTTYIITSCTGIGSMAIFGGLIAAVKAPLRRKATAFALAIGVIWFLNLVRNVFIGLASPWGWFQQDILVYVVTEFMGAPADRTSYIVAHNFIAQSLSIVALLGITYLVVRILPEVLEPLEDVLYILTGDEYDLADAIGQDVRADGGRTSATGSAASNAGTDDGPSGSPESASAPETER, from the coding sequence ATGTCGGCCCTACCAGCGACGCCCGTCGTCTCCGGCGCGGTCGTCGAGTCCGTGACGACGGGATCAGCGACGCTCGCCGCCGTGAGCGTCGGGTCGATCCCGCTCGCGGATTCGCTCGCGTGGATCGCGATCGGCGCGTTCGTCGCGGCGATGCTCCTCGAGTGGCACGGCGCCGTCGCTCCAGCGCGGTATCTCGCCGCAGGCGCCTGGGTCGTCTTCGGCCTCTTCTGGGTGACGATGATCCCTCACTACTACCTCGAGGTCAAGAGCCCGATCCAGACGCTGTTGACGCTCGCCGCATTGCCGCTGTGTGCCTACACCGGGTATCTGCTCGTCCGGGGCCGAGAATCGCTGCTCCTGCTCTCGAAGGCCATCGCGTTCATGGGCCTGATCTACCTGCCGGTCGAGACGATCCCGTTCGTTCGGACCTGGCTGATCGAGACGACCGCCGCGCAGACGCACTTCGGGATGGAGTTGCTGGGACACAGTCCCGGCATCGAAGAGGGTGCGAACGGGTACCAGAGTCGGTTCGCGTTCGATCCCAGCGAGACGGTGACCGGCCGGACGACCTACATCATCACCTCGTGTACCGGGATCGGCAGCATGGCCATCTTCGGCGGACTCATCGCTGCGGTGAAAGCACCCCTCAGGCGGAAGGCTACAGCCTTCGCGCTCGCGATCGGCGTCATCTGGTTTCTCAACCTCGTCAGGAACGTGTTCATCGGGCTGGCCTCGCCGTGGGGCTGGTTCCAGCAGGATATCCTCGTCTACGTCGTCACGGAGTTCATGGGTGCGCCCGCCGACCGAACCTCCTACATCGTCGCCCACAACTTCATCGCACAATCGCTGTCGATTGTCGCCCTGCTCGGGATCACCTACCTCGTCGTCCGCATTCTCCCCGAAGTGCTCGAGCCGCTCGAGGACGTCCTCTACATCCTGACCGGCGACGAGTACGACCTCGCTGACGCGATCGGTCAGGACGTGCGAGCGGACGGCGGACGGACGAGCGCGACGGGATCGGCCGCGTCGAACGCGGGAACCGACGACGGTCCGTCCGGTAGCCCGGAGTCCGCGTCCGCGCCGGAGACCGAGCGATGA
- a CDS encoding RNA-protein complex protein Nop10, protein MKSDIRVCSAWRETHERPVYTLSDTCPECGAATENSAPAPFNPEDPYGEYRRALKRRRR, encoded by the coding sequence ATGAAATCCGATATCCGGGTGTGTTCGGCGTGGCGCGAGACCCACGAACGCCCGGTGTACACGCTGTCCGATACCTGTCCGGAGTGTGGAGCCGCGACGGAAAACAGCGCACCGGCACCGTTCAATCCCGAGGATCCGTACGGCGAGTACCGACGCGCTCTTAAACGTCGCCGCCGCTGA
- a CDS encoding metallophosphoesterase: MTAVDVDVPFSVHDRAVSVPAADTLVLADVHLGKAVASSVDAPIDDGADAVERVRGLLEATEPATVVVAGDLLHSFSRIPRGVERDLDRLVDAVDAAGADLIVTPGNHDTMLEGPFDGQTTPEYRLADGETVVCHGHDRPDAAAERYIVGHDHPTLSVDGRKLPCVLYGPDAYEGAAVLVLPAFTRLAAGATVNGMSGSDFQSPLVRTADVFHPAVCDRSSGETLWFPPLGDCRRLL, translated from the coding sequence ATGACCGCCGTCGACGTCGACGTCCCGTTTTCGGTCCACGACCGCGCCGTCTCCGTTCCCGCCGCCGACACGCTCGTCCTGGCCGACGTCCACCTCGGTAAAGCGGTCGCCTCGAGCGTCGACGCACCGATCGACGACGGAGCCGATGCCGTAGAGCGCGTCCGCGGCCTCCTCGAGGCGACCGAGCCGGCCACCGTCGTCGTCGCGGGGGACCTGTTGCACTCGTTTTCGCGGATTCCACGCGGCGTCGAGCGCGACCTCGACCGACTCGTCGACGCCGTCGACGCGGCCGGTGCCGACCTGATCGTCACGCCCGGCAACCACGACACGATGCTCGAGGGTCCCTTCGACGGCCAGACGACACCGGAGTATCGGTTAGCGGACGGGGAAACCGTCGTCTGCCACGGTCACGACCGCCCCGACGCGGCGGCCGAACGGTACATCGTCGGCCACGATCATCCGACGTTGTCCGTCGACGGCCGCAAACTCCCCTGCGTTCTCTACGGCCCCGACGCGTACGAGGGCGCGGCCGTCCTCGTCCTCCCGGCGTTTACGCGCCTCGCCGCAGGAGCGACGGTCAACGGGATGTCCGGCAGCGATTTCCAGTCGCCGCTGGTCCGAACCGCCGACGTGTTCCATCCGGCGGTCTGCGATCGCTCGAGCGGCGAGACGCTCTGGTTTCCGCCGCTGGGGGACTGCCGACGACTGTTGTGA